tgcaataatgtacgaaaacacgaaagtagaagaaaatagggaaataatggcatatattgcacatttgagcgaTAAAATGCGTGtggaataaagtgtgaaacatcatattttagacacgcatcagagTGGTTGAGAGAATAAGAGCTATGGGCACCAGAAGGCTCTCTTATGCTGGTCGTCTGGTGTTGGTCAAAGCAGTGCTTAGTTCTTTACACTGTTATTGGGCAAGAATCTTTATACTGCCTGCTACTGTTCTTAAAAGAGTTGAAGCTTTGTGCAGGAGTTTCCTGTGGCAGGGTAAAGAGGTGGCTCATTCTCCCCCCCTTATAGCCTGGGATACTTGTTGTCAGACTCAGAAGATGGGTGGATTGGGCATTGTTGATTTGAGAAGATGGAATGTGGCAGCTCTTGGTAAATATGTGTGGTGGATTGCCCACAAGGAGGATCACCTCTGGGTGAAATGGATTCATGCTATCTATATGAAACATGTTGACTGGTTCTCCTATAATCCTAAAAGCACTGCTAGCTGGTCGTGGAGGAAGATTTGTGGAGTGAAGGATAAATTGAAACAAGGTTATGTTGACTCTTGGTGGTTGAAGCAGGATAATCACTATACTATTCAGCAAGGCTACTCTTGGTTGGGGGCCTTAATGGGCAGCAGGTTCCATGGTTTCATTTTGTGTGGAATAGGTATAGTTTACCTAAACATTGTTTTATGGGTTGGGTTGCAGTTCAGGGGAGGTTATTAAAAAAGGATAGGCTGATGAATATGCAAATATGCCAGGATTCTGTGTGTGTACTTTGTGGTAATGATGGAGAAGACCACGCTCATCTCTTTTTTGGATGTACATTCAGCATATTATGTCTGCAGCAACTGAACAATATGCTGAGAACTCAGGTGCCTGATACAGGCTATgttgaatggtggactcataaacGGTTTCAGAGTTTGTTCAGAAAGCAGGTTGTTGCAGCTTGTTTACAAGGCCTTGTTTACTATATTTGGGATGCAAGGAACAGATGTAGGATTGAGCATGTAGTCCCTCGGCCTGAAAAGATTGTCAAATTAGTTAAGAGGCTATAATGATGAGGTTGCAGAGGATGTGTACGGGCAGAGAGAAGGAACGGTATAGGCAGCTATTTCATTAGAATTGATGTAATGTTATCCTTCAAGTTCTttaaaacgatgatgttgtaa
The Silene latifolia isolate original U9 population chromosome 11, ASM4854445v1, whole genome shotgun sequence genome window above contains:
- the LOC141613431 gene encoding uncharacterized protein LOC141613431, with the protein product MGTRRLSYAGRLVLVKAVLSSLHCYWARIFILPATVLKRVEALCRSFLWQGKEVAHSPPLIAWDTCCQTQKMGGLGIVDLRRWNVAALGKYVWWIAHKEDHLWVKWIHAIYMKHVDWFSYNPKSTASWSWRKICGVKDKLKQGYVDSWWLKQDNHYTIQQGYSWLGALMGSRFHGFILCGIVQGRLLKKDRLMNMQICQDSVCVLCGNDGEDHAHLFFGCTFSILCLQQLNNMLRTQVPDTGYVEWWTHKRFQSLFRKQVVAACLQGLVYYIWDARNRCRIEHVVPRPEKIVKLVKRL